From one Anopheles cruzii chromosome 3, idAnoCruzAS_RS32_06, whole genome shotgun sequence genomic stretch:
- the LOC128275372 gene encoding SKI2 subunit of superkiller complex protein has product MPFDPAWLTTEPPPPIVDERDDVLRAFLLDPQIPVNDPKPYYEPRHPNIEQLYDVPFAPIISRIVPERCAETGRVLDFVEVLVQNAGANAKNSMSLQREPSKGESARGSASYFPFWPGGFETSETILGSLPSPSGDEPLFTGNLKTCPPGFASGIDFGSSTTEGAASKGGNSAADGGLVDLLSAIDTGEGFDLLAEDGGKEKDEGKPKPTNDTLTPLGEEEEKVLATADRGPHVLNISSNTTSSIQSAEWAEMLDISKPVDDFYAKIPVMAHRFPFELDIFQKQAILKLEEHSHVFVAAHTSAGKTVVAEYAIALSKKHMTKSIYTSPIKALSNQKYRDFKTTFQDVGLMTGDIQIDPTASCLIMTTEILRSMLYCGSDITRDLEYVIFDEVHYITDSERGHVWEEVLILLPDHVCIVMLSATVPNTIEFANWVGKTKQKRVYVVSTAKRPVPLEHHLYTGFGGKTRHDSFQIVNEQSQFLQEGYRKAKECVEAKLAKAGPVRHQQRAGQYSQKQEQTLWVGLIDHLQKQDKLPVVAFTLSRKRCDNNAEALMSCDLTTAREKYAINSFFQLCLHRLIAPDRVLPQVIQVQSCLERGIGIHHSGILPILKEIVEMLFARGLVKILFATETFAMGVNMPARTVIFDSTRKFDGQCVRPLQTAEYTQMAGRAGRRGLDKTGTVIIICKNGIPPESELRTMILGKPIRLESQFRLTYAMMLYLLRVELVTVESMMLHSFREFGKRQRMPQSKLELTKVQEKVSALSKLGDHLQPLCEFYRAARDYISVWNELVPQQLCQTKALNELKPGRVLVVTEKGHYNKLAILLSVTLQTHKLMKLTVLVLDHQHPREQQQGTAGDSSETLDRGPLWHQMLSLSANYMSFIPEGVGGHQILTIGPTNVIEVTKLMIKCDPAKILQNWDTRQIPRFRDAPPTQAVVDAVASLAELHGSLVEGNTIGVLEVIQLRTLFQHVDLTNELAAAHARVVEYYPYTCIPHFEHEFAKVYDRMELEAKLDELKYQVSYESMSLYPDYCRKLEVLQALKYIDDTHQVAMKGRVACEMGQNELMITELVMRNILTDLQPAEIAALLSSLVFQAKTDVQPKLTETLQQAEAQFREVENDIRTVERQYGVTEVIKKEELNFGLVEVVYEWARNKPFAEIMVLTDIKEGIIVRCIQQLNETLCNVKDAAQIIGDPVLQSKMEEASNAIKRDIVFAASLYTSSTPIDIEAQPLD; this is encoded by the exons ATGCCGTTTGAT CCGGCCTGGTTAACGAcggaaccgccgccaccgatagTGGACGAACGGGACGATGTGCTCCGTGCGTTCCTGCTCGACCCACAGATTCCCGTGAACGATCCCAAACCGTACTACGAACCGCGCCATCCCAACATCGAGCAACTGTAcgacgttccgttcgctccgaTCATTAGCCGGATCGTGCCGGAACGCTGTGCCGAGACGGGGCGTGTGCTGGACTTTGTCGAGGTGTTGGTACAGAATGCGGGTGCGAATGCAAAAAACTCCATGTCCCTGCAACGGGAACCATCAAAGGGTGAATCGGCCCGCGGATCGGCATCGTACTTTCCCTTTTGGCCGGGCGGGTTCGAAACATCGGAAACGATCCTCGGATCACTGCCATCACCCAGCGGTGATGAGCCGCTGTTTACGGGCAACCTCAAGACCTGTCCACCCGGCTTTGCGAGTGGCATCGATTTTGGATCCAGCACCACCGAAGGGGCCGCCAGTAAAGGCGGTAACAGTGCCGCCGATGGCGGCTTAGTTGATCTTCTGTCGGCAATCGATACTGGTGAAGGTTTCGATCTGCTGGCGGAAGATGGCGGGAAGGAAAAGGACGAGGGAAAGCCAAAGCCAACCAACGACACGCTAACGCCGCTTGGTGAGGAGGAAGAGAAAGTGCTGGCAACGGCCGATAGGGGCCCGCACGTGCTGAATATATCGAGCAACACGACCAGCTCCATCCAGTCGGCGGAGTGGGCCGAAATGCTGGACATTTCGAAGCCCGTCGACGATTTCTACGCCAAGATACCGGTGATGGCGCATCGGTTCCCGTTCGAGTTGGACATTTTCCAGAAGCAGGCCATCCTGAAGCTCGAGGAGCACAGCCACGTGTTTGTGGCGGCGCACACGTCCGCCGGCaaaacggtggtggccgagtATGCGATCGCACTGTCGAAGAAACACATGACCAAGAGCATCTACACGTCGCCGATCAAGGCGCTATCGAACCAGAAGTACCGCGACTTTAAGACCACCTTCCAGGACGTGGGCCTGATGACGGGCGACATTCAGATCGATCCGACGGCATCATGTCTGATCATGACGACCGAGATCCTGCGCTCGATGCTGTACTGCGGGAGCGACATTACGCGCGATCTCGAGTACGTGATCTTCGACGAGGTACACTACATTACCGACTCCGAGCGGGGCCACGTGTGGGAAGAGGTGCTGATACTGTTGCCCGACCACGTGTGCATCGTAATGCTGAGTGCCACCGTTCCGAACACGATCGAGTTTGCCAACTGGGTCGGGAAGACGAAGCAGAAGCGTGTTTATGTGGTCAGCACGGCAAAGCGACCCGTTCCGCTCGAGCACCACCTGTACACCGGGTTCGGGGGTAAAACGCGCCACGATTCGTTCCAGATTGTCAACGAGCAAAGCCAGTTCCTGCAGGAGGGCTACCGGAAGGCGAAGGAGTGCGTGGAAGCCAAGCTGGCCAAGGCGGGCCCGGTGCGACACCAGCAACGCGCGGGGCAGTACAGCCAGAAGCAGGAGCAGACACTCTGGGTCGGGTTGATCGATCATCTGCAGAAGCAGGACAAGCTCCCGGTCGTGGCGTTCACACTGTCGCGCAAACGGTGCGACAACAACGCCGAGGCCCTGATGTCGTGCGATCTGACGACGGCCCGCGAAAAGTACGCCATCAATTCGTTCTTTCAGCTGTGCCTGCACCGGCTTATCGCGCCCGACCGGGTCCTGCCGCAGGTGATTCAGGTGCAGAGTTGCCTGGAGCGTGGCATCGGCATCCACCACAGTGGCATTTTGCCGATCCTGAAGGAGATCGTGGAGATGTTGTTTGCCCGGGGCCTCGTGAAGATACTGTTCGCGACGGAAACGTTCGCGATGGGCGTGAACATGCCGGCGCGGACAGTGATTTTCGATAGTACGCGCAAGTTCGATGGCCAGTGCGTGCGGCCACTTCAAACGGCGGAGTACACGCAGATGGCGGGACGGGCGGGGCGCCGCGGGCTGGACAAAACGGGCACCGTGATTATCATCTGCAAGAACGGAATACCGCCCGAATCGGAACTGCGCACGATGATCCTGGGCAAACCGATCCGGCTCGAGTCGCAGTTCCGGCTGACGTACGCCATGATGCTGTACCTGTTGCGCGTCGAGCTGGTGACGGTCGAGAGCATGATGTTGCACAGCTTCCGGGAGTTTGGCAAGCGGCAGCGGATGCCCCAGAGCAAGCTCGAGCTGACCAAGGTGCAGGAGAAGGTGTCTGCGCTCAGCAAACTCGGGGACCACCTGCAGCCGCTGTGCGAGTTTTACCGTGCAGCACGTGACTACATTAGCGTGTGGAATGAGCTGGTG CCTCAGCAGCTCTGCCAGACGAAGGCACTGAACGAGCTCAAACCGGGCCGTGTGCTGGTAGTGACGGAGAAGGGCCACTACAACAAGCTGGCCATTTTGCTGTCGGTCACACTGCAGACGCACAAGCTGATGAAACTGACCGTCTTGGTGCTGGACCACCAACACCcacgggagcagcagcaggggaCGGCCGGCGACTCTTCGGAGACGCTCGATCGGGGTCCACTCTGGCACCAGATGCTGTCCCTTTCCGCCAACTATATGTCGTTCATCCCGGAAGGCGTCGGTGGACACCAGATCCTAACGATCGGGCCCACGAACGTGATCGAGGTAACGAAGCTTATGATCAAGTGTGACCCCGCCAAAATCCTACAAAACTGGGACACCCGTCAAATACCGCGATTCCGCGATGCGCCACCAACGCAAGCGGTCGTTGACGCCGTGGCCAGTCTCGCGGAGTTGCACGGAAGCCTCGTTGAAGGCAACACGATCGGGGTGCTCGAAGTTATCCAGCTTCGCACACTGTTCCAGCATGTTGACCTCACCAATGAGCTGGCCGCTGCCCATGCACGTGTGGTGGAATACTACCCATACACCTGCATTCCGCACTTTGAGCACGAATTCGCGAAGGTTTACGATCGCATGGAACTGGAGGCGAAGCTGGACGAGCTCAAGTACCAGGTGTCGTACGAAAGTATGTCACTGTATCCGGACTACTGCCGGAAGTTGGAGGTACTCCAGGCGCTCAAGTACATCGACGACACGCATCAAG TGGCCATGAAAGGGCGAGTGGCGTGCGAGATGGGCCAGAACGAGCTGATGATCACGGAGCTGGTGATGCGCAACATACTGACCGATCTGCAACCGGCCGAAATCGCGGCCCTCCTGTCCAGTCTCGTGTTTCAGGCCAAAACGGATGTGCAGCCAAAACTTACCGAAACACTGCAACAG GCTGAGGCACAGTTCCGGGAAGTGGAAAACGACATCCGGACGGTCGAGCGGCAGTACGGTGTGACGGAGGTGATTAAAAAGGAGGAACTGAACTTTGGCCTGGTCGAGGTGGTGTACGAGTGGGCGCGCAACAAACCGTTCGCGGAGATCATGGTGCTGACCGACATCAAGGAGGGCATCATTGTGCGGTGCATTCAGCAGCTCAACGAGACGCTGTGCAACGTGAAGGACGCCGCGCAGATCATCGGCGATCCGGTGTTGCAGAGCAAGATGGAGGAGGCATCGAATGCGATCAAACGAGACATTGTGTTCGCGGCCAGCCTTTACACCTCGAGCACGCCGATCGATATCGAAGCGCAGCCGCTGGATTGA
- the LOC128274271 gene encoding protein SEC13 homolog, giving the protein MVSVLNTIDTGHEDMIHCADVDYYGLRLATCSSDNSVKIFDIKSGAQTLAADLKGHRGPVWQVAWGHPRYGNVLASCSYDRKVIIWKEAGPGDWTKWYEYSNHDSSVNSVAWAPAEYGLILACGSSDGSISILTANVEAGTWDCKKIPNVHTIGCNTVSWCPATVPEPAFDQRPNKTNLAVKRLVTGGCDNAVKIWKEEGDRWEEEKRLELHSDWVRDVAWAPSVGMPRHQIASCSQDRRVVIWTSDDLLSWQPTVLHNFDDVVWNVSWSLTGNILGVSGGDNKVSLWKETNEGQWICISEDTNTASAAALASGQQPSGGQNNFIPEQRTL; this is encoded by the coding sequence ATGGTTTCGGTACTGAACACGATCGACACCGGGCACGAGGACATGATCCACTGTGCCGACGTCGACTACTACGGGCTGCGGTTGGCCACCTGCTCGTCGGACAACTCGGTGAAAATCTTCGACATCAAAAGCGGAGCCCAAACACTGGCCGCCGATCTGAAGGGCCACCGTGGCCCGGTCTGGCAGGTGGCGTGGGGACACCCGCGGTACGGTAACGTGCTGGCCTCGTGCTCGTACGACCGGAAGGTGATCATTTGGAAGGAGGCCGGTCCGGGCGATTGGACCAAGTGGTACGAATACAGCAATCACGATTCGTCCGTCAACTCCGTGGCCTGGGCACCGGCCGAGTACGGGTTGATACTGGCGTGCGGCAGCTCGGATGGTTCCATCTCGATACTGACGGCCAACGTGGAAGCGGGCACTTGGGACTGCAAGAAGATACCGAACGTGCACACGATCGGCTGCAACACGGTTAGCTGGTGCCCGGCCACCGTTCCCGAGCCGGCGTTCGATCAGCGCCCGAACAAAACCAACCTCGCCGTCAAGCGGCTCGTGACGGGCGGGTGCGATAATGCGGTGAAAATCTGGAAAGAGGAAGGCGACCGCTGGGAGGAAGAGAAACGGCTCGAGCTACACTCGGACTGGGTCCGGGACGTGGCGTGGGCCCCGAGCGTCGGTATGCCGAGGCATCAGATTGCGAGCTGCTCACAGGACCGCCGGGTGGTCATTTGGACCAGCGACGATCTGCTCAGCTGGCAGCCGACGGTGCTGCACAACTTTGACGACGTCGTCTGGAACGTCAGCTGGTCGCTGACGGGTAACATCCTGGGAGTGTCGGGCGGCGACAACAAGGTGAGCCTGTGGAAGGAAACCAACGAAGGGCAATGGATTTGCATTAGCGAAGATACGAACACGGCTTCCGCGGCGGCGCTAGCGTCCGGTCAGCAACCGTCCGGTGGCCAAAACAATTTCATACCGGAACAGCGAACGCTATAG